A stretch of the Acomys russatus chromosome 23, mAcoRus1.1, whole genome shotgun sequence genome encodes the following:
- the Bcl10 gene encoding B-cell lymphoma/leukemia 10, translated as MEAPAPSLTEEDLTEVKKDALENLRVYLCEKIIAERHFDHLRAKKILSREDTEEISCRTSSRKRAGKLLDYLQENPKGLDTLVESIRREKTQNFLIQKITDEVLKLRNLKLEHLRGLRCSSCEPFAAGATTNLSRSNSDESNFAESQRASSVMYHPEGESSTAPFFSTESGLNLPVLEVGRTENSSFSSASLPRPGDPGAPPLPPELRLEDGGTCGNSSEMFLPLRSRALSRQ; from the exons GCTTTAGAAAATTTACGGGTTTACCTGTGTGAGAAAATCATAGCTGAGAGACATTTTGATCATCTGCGTGCAAAAAAAATACTCAGCAGAGAGGACACGGAAGAAATTTCTTGCCGAACTTCAAGTAGGAAAAGGGCTGGGAAGTTGTTAGACTACTTACAGGAAAACCCCAAAGGGCTGGACACCCTCGTGGAATCCATTCGCAGGGAGAAAACCCAGAACTTCCTGATCCAGAAGATAACGGACGAAGTGCTGAAGCTACGGAATCTAAAGctggagcatctcagag GCCTGAGGTGTAGCAGCTGTGAGCCCTTTGCTGCTGGAGCCACCACCAACTTGTCTAGGTCCAACTCAGACGAAAGTAATTTTGCTGAAAGCCAGAGAGCATCCAGTGTCATGTACCACCCGGAAGGGGAGTCCAGCACTGCTCCCTTCTTCTCCACTGAGTCTGGCCTGAATTTGCCAGTCCTGGAAGTTGGCAGAACTGAAAACAGCAGCTTCTCTTCAGCCTCGCTTCCTCGACCTGGGGACCCCGGggctccccctctgcccccagagCTCCGGCTAGAAGACGGTGGAACTTGTGGAAACTCAAGTGAGATGTTTCTCCCCTTGCGGTCACGTGCTCTTTCACGCCAGTGA
- the C23H1orf52 gene encoding UPF0690 protein C1orf52 homolog, with product MAAEEKDPLSYFAAYGSSSSDSSDEENSEPENAGRKEATPAPTTGGRGKQAEKRLPGPDELFRSVTRPAFLYNPLNKQIDWERHVVKAPEEPPKEFKIWKSNYVPPPETYTTEKKPPPPELDMAIKWSNIYEDNGDDAPPNAKKARLLPEGEETVESDDDKDERVSKTRRIEPGESAKKRKEKAGG from the exons ATGGCAGCTGAGGAGAAGGACCCCTTGAGCTATTTTGCGGCTTACGGGAGCAGCAGCTCCGACTCGTCGGACGAGGAGAACAGCGAGCCTGAAAATGCGGGTCGCAAGGAGGCGACCCCGGCTCCGACGACGGGCGGCCGCGGGAAGCAGGCGGAGAAGCGACTGCCGGGCCCGGACGAACTGTTCCGCAGCGTGACCCGCCCGGCATTCCTCTACAACCCGCTCAACAAGCAGATCGACTGGGAGCGGCACGTGGTGAAGGCGCCCGAGGAG CCTCCAAAGGAATTCAAAATCTGGAAGTCCAACTATGTGCCGCCCCCGGAGACTTACACTACGGAGAAGAAACCGCCGCCGCCGGAGCTGGACATGGCGATAAAATGGTCGAATATCTATGAGGACAATGGTGATGATGCCCCACCGAATGCCAAGAAAGCCAGGCTTCTGCCGGAAGGGGAGGAGACAGTGGAATCAG ATGATGACAAAGATGAGCGTGTGTCTAAAACGCGCAGGATAGAGCCAGGAGAATCAgccaagaagaggaaggagaaagctggTGGCTAG